The following are from one region of the Jatrophihabitans telluris genome:
- the rsmH gene encoding 16S rRNA (cytosine(1402)-N(4))-methyltransferase RsmH encodes MGNPEPPGSDPADPASRPASPDFPARPVHVPVLLNRVLGLLAPALAAADAVVVDATLGLGGHSEALLQAHPGLRLIGLDRDTEALRLSAERLAPFAARVELVHAVYDELPDILDRLGVGEIQGALFDLGVSSMQLDVTERGFSYSQPAPLDMRMNPADALTAHEVVNTYPVAELARVLREFGEERFALRIAQAIGRRRRSAPLESTTELAELVREAIPAATRRTGGHPAKRTFQALRIEVNRELEAVAGAIPAALSALAVGGRIVVLSYQSLEDRIVKRALAELAVDRTPPGLPVTLAEAGPQLQLLSRGSEPASEPEIAENPRAASVRLRAAERIRKAAA; translated from the coding sequence ATGGGTAATCCCGAGCCGCCGGGGTCAGACCCCGCCGACCCGGCGTCCCGCCCGGCGTCCCCGGACTTCCCCGCGCGGCCGGTCCATGTGCCAGTGCTGCTCAACCGGGTCTTGGGTCTGCTCGCACCGGCACTCGCGGCCGCGGACGCGGTCGTGGTGGACGCCACGCTCGGCCTGGGCGGCCACAGTGAGGCTCTGCTGCAGGCACATCCCGGCCTGCGGTTGATCGGGCTCGACCGGGACACCGAGGCGCTGCGACTCAGCGCCGAGCGGCTGGCCCCGTTCGCCGCCCGCGTGGAACTGGTGCACGCCGTCTACGACGAGCTGCCCGACATCCTGGACCGGCTCGGCGTCGGTGAGATCCAGGGCGCCCTGTTCGATCTCGGCGTCTCCTCGATGCAACTGGACGTTACCGAGCGGGGGTTCAGCTACTCCCAGCCGGCACCGTTGGACATGCGGATGAACCCGGCGGACGCGCTGACCGCGCATGAGGTGGTCAACACCTACCCCGTTGCCGAACTGGCGCGGGTGCTGAGGGAGTTCGGCGAGGAGCGTTTCGCGCTGCGGATCGCCCAGGCCATCGGACGTCGTCGCCGGTCGGCTCCCTTGGAGTCCACGACGGAACTGGCCGAACTGGTGCGCGAGGCGATTCCTGCCGCCACCCGCCGTACGGGTGGGCATCCGGCCAAGCGCACCTTCCAGGCCCTGCGCATCGAGGTCAACCGAGAGCTCGAGGCGGTCGCCGGGGCTATTCCCGCGGCCCTGTCCGCCCTGGCCGTGGGTGGACGGATCGTCGTGCTGTCCTACCAGTCGCTGGAGGACCGGATCGTCAAGCGCGCCTTGGCCGAACTGGCAGTCGACCGAACCCCGCCGGGCCTGCCGGTCACCCTCGCCGAGGCCGGCCCGCAGTTGCAGTTGTTGAGCCGTGGCTCGGAGCCGGCCTCCGAACCCGAGATCGCCGAGAACCCTCGGGCCGCCTCCGTCCGCCTGCGGGCCGCGGAACGCATCAGGAAGGCAGCAGCGTGA
- a CDS encoding UDP-N-acetylmuramoyl-L-alanyl-D-glutamate--2,6-diaminopimelate ligase has product MVQTPLRPRHVPPTPLGALATGSLILDGGPEISVSGITSSSTAVLPGDLFAALPGGSGHGARFAAAAVAAGAQAVFTDGEGLRAVRAAGLTVPVLLAARPRDDLGPVSAAVYGHPSEALSLYGITGTSGKTTTTFLVRAGLAAAGRHVGLIGTVGVFFGTRSVKTAFTTPEADQLQALLAAMVEDSIDVVGMEVSSHALRMGRVGGVCFAVGAFTNLSQDHLDFHSDMEDYFAAKAMLFDGRARREIVVVDDEWGRRLVEPGRITVSTSGGADWTASDVVVGSDGSTRFTVRGPGRSFAAGCRIPGAYNIANTLLALAVLAELEVDPARAAPAVAAAQVPGRMERVDGDQPFLAVVDYSHKPAGVSSALQALRPLTAGRLIIVLGCGGDRDRGKRPLMGEVAARAADLLIVTDDNPRSEDPATIRAAMLAGARAVAADRPALIEEIGDRRAAIERAVAVARVGDTVLVAGKGHETGQQVGADMLPFDDVTVLAQALAHAGYQVADAPGPSADTMTEQGVSGR; this is encoded by the coding sequence GTGGTCCAGACGCCGTTGCGTCCGCGCCACGTTCCGCCGACCCCGCTCGGTGCCCTGGCCACCGGCTCGCTGATCCTGGACGGCGGTCCGGAGATCTCGGTCTCCGGAATCACCTCCAGCTCGACGGCGGTACTGCCCGGAGACCTCTTCGCCGCACTGCCTGGCGGCAGCGGCCACGGCGCCCGGTTCGCGGCTGCCGCGGTTGCGGCCGGCGCGCAGGCCGTGTTCACCGACGGCGAGGGGTTACGTGCCGTTCGAGCCGCCGGCCTCACCGTGCCCGTGCTGCTCGCCGCGCGTCCCCGCGACGACCTCGGGCCGGTTTCGGCAGCGGTTTACGGGCATCCCAGCGAGGCGCTCTCGCTGTACGGGATCACCGGTACGTCGGGCAAGACGACCACCACGTTCCTGGTTCGGGCGGGTCTGGCGGCCGCCGGTCGGCACGTCGGCCTCATCGGCACCGTCGGTGTGTTCTTCGGTACGCGATCGGTGAAGACCGCCTTCACGACCCCCGAGGCAGACCAGCTGCAAGCACTGCTGGCCGCGATGGTGGAGGACTCGATCGACGTTGTCGGCATGGAGGTCTCGTCCCACGCACTGCGCATGGGTCGGGTCGGGGGTGTCTGCTTCGCGGTCGGCGCGTTCACCAACCTGTCGCAGGACCACCTGGACTTCCACTCCGACATGGAGGATTACTTCGCGGCCAAGGCGATGTTGTTCGACGGACGTGCCCGGCGCGAGATCGTCGTGGTCGACGACGAGTGGGGTCGACGGCTGGTCGAGCCCGGCCGCATCACCGTGTCCACCAGCGGCGGTGCGGACTGGACCGCTTCCGACGTCGTCGTCGGCTCCGATGGGTCGACCCGGTTCACCGTGCGGGGACCGGGTCGCAGCTTCGCCGCGGGATGTCGCATCCCGGGCGCGTACAACATCGCCAACACCCTGCTGGCCCTGGCGGTGCTCGCCGAGTTGGAGGTCGACCCGGCGCGGGCGGCCCCGGCAGTTGCCGCCGCCCAGGTCCCGGGACGGATGGAGCGGGTGGACGGTGACCAGCCGTTCCTGGCGGTGGTCGACTACAGCCACAAGCCGGCCGGCGTGAGCTCGGCCCTGCAGGCGCTGCGCCCGCTGACCGCCGGGCGCCTGATCATCGTGCTCGGCTGTGGCGGTGACCGCGACCGCGGCAAACGGCCGCTCATGGGTGAGGTAGCCGCCCGCGCCGCCGACCTGCTGATCGTCACCGACGACAATCCGCGCTCGGAGGACCCGGCCACGATCCGCGCCGCGATGCTTGCCGGTGCCCGCGCGGTGGCGGCCGATCGGCCCGCCCTCATCGAGGAAATCGGAGACCGCCGGGCGGCGATCGAGCGGGCGGTCGCGGTGGCGCGGGTCGGCGACACCGTGCTGGTGGCCGGCAAAGGGCACGAGACGGGCCAGCAGGTGGGGGCGGATATGCTGCCTTTCGACGATGTGACGGTGCTGGCGCAGGCCTTGGCGCACGCCGGCTACCAGGTGGCAGACGCGCCGGGCCCGTCGGCCGACACGATGACGGAACAGGGGGTGAGCGGACGGTGA
- a CDS encoding peptidoglycan D,D-transpeptidase FtsI family protein: MRLGQAAKRVRSGVVIVCLLLSVVFVRLVWLQGLDSGGYANAATQQSLGGVTLHAARGSIVDRNGISLAYTADAKDIVADPSMIAPADRASYASMIAPIVSRPVMTITQLLSSNSRYALLGTALPPALAQQVENLTLRGKPLVGIFSQATLQRLYPGRTTAANVVGLVHSNGTGAAGIEQSYDAMLKGTDGAVDYELDANGNVNPAGAIKRKNAVDGGTVQLTIDQDLQYITQHYLDSAIKASQARNGQVAILDVKTGQVLALASSGTFDAQDPSTIGANQPLDPNIQQVFEPGSANKIVTMSAAIEKGLITPRTVLSVPDSIQAGGVTIHDAWWHPVQKFTATGVLAESSNVGTLEIAQRVGEQSFYDYLKKFGLGQATGVELPGESSGLLPDLSTWSPSTFTNLPIGQGVAMTSLQLASMYQAIANDGKRIAPRIVQSVTKADGSVSQTQQPAAVTVVSPKTAQTVRTMLESVTMKGGTGVRAAIPGYRVAGKTGTAQQPDPKTGVYSDSVYWDTFAGMAPADNPRFAVAIMINNPAHGLEGGDVAAPLFHEIASYELAAAKIAASGSVGKLVPLTLGQ; encoded by the coding sequence ATGCGGCTCGGGCAGGCCGCCAAGCGGGTGCGGTCCGGCGTCGTGATCGTGTGCCTGCTGCTGTCGGTGGTCTTCGTGCGGCTGGTCTGGTTGCAGGGCCTGGATTCCGGGGGCTACGCCAACGCAGCGACCCAGCAGAGCCTCGGCGGAGTGACCTTGCATGCCGCGCGCGGGTCGATCGTGGACCGCAACGGAATATCGCTGGCCTACACCGCCGACGCCAAGGACATCGTGGCTGATCCCAGCATGATCGCGCCCGCCGACCGGGCCAGCTATGCGAGCATGATCGCGCCGATCGTCAGCCGGCCGGTGATGACGATTACCCAGTTGCTGTCGAGTAATTCCCGCTACGCCCTGCTCGGTACCGCGTTGCCGCCGGCGTTGGCCCAGCAGGTGGAGAACCTGACTCTGCGGGGCAAGCCATTGGTGGGCATCTTCAGCCAGGCGACGCTGCAGCGGCTCTATCCGGGACGTACCACCGCGGCCAACGTCGTCGGCCTGGTGCACTCGAACGGCACCGGTGCTGCGGGTATCGAACAGAGCTACGACGCCATGCTCAAGGGCACCGACGGCGCGGTGGACTACGAGCTCGACGCCAACGGCAACGTCAACCCTGCCGGTGCCATCAAGCGCAAGAACGCCGTGGACGGCGGCACGGTGCAGCTCACCATCGACCAGGATCTGCAGTACATCACCCAGCACTACCTGGATTCGGCCATCAAGGCCTCCCAGGCCCGCAACGGGCAGGTCGCGATCCTGGACGTCAAGACCGGGCAGGTGCTGGCGCTGGCCTCCAGCGGCACGTTCGATGCCCAGGACCCCTCGACGATCGGCGCGAATCAGCCACTGGACCCGAACATCCAGCAGGTCTTCGAGCCGGGCTCGGCGAACAAGATCGTCACCATGTCCGCCGCAATCGAGAAGGGCCTGATCACGCCGCGGACGGTCCTGAGCGTGCCCGACAGCATCCAGGCGGGGGGCGTGACCATTCACGACGCCTGGTGGCACCCGGTGCAGAAGTTCACCGCGACCGGGGTGCTGGCGGAGTCCTCCAACGTCGGCACGCTCGAGATCGCCCAGCGGGTGGGGGAGCAGAGCTTCTACGACTACCTCAAGAAGTTCGGTCTGGGCCAGGCCACCGGCGTCGAGCTCCCCGGGGAGAGCAGCGGCCTGCTGCCGGATCTCAGCACCTGGTCGCCCTCGACGTTCACCAACCTTCCGATCGGTCAGGGAGTCGCGATGACCTCGCTGCAGTTGGCGTCGATGTACCAGGCGATCGCCAACGACGGCAAGCGGATCGCGCCACGCATCGTTCAGTCCGTGACCAAGGCTGACGGCTCGGTGAGCCAGACCCAGCAGCCGGCAGCGGTGACCGTCGTCTCGCCCAAGACCGCCCAAACCGTTCGTACCATGCTGGAGTCGGTCACGATGAAGGGCGGAACCGGTGTGCGGGCGGCGATCCCGGGTTACCGGGTGGCGGGCAAGACCGGCACGGCGCAGCAACCCGATCCGAAGACGGGCGTGTACTCCGACTCGGTCTACTGGGACACCTTCGCGGGGATGGCACCGGCGGACAACCCGCGCTTCGCGGTGGCGATCATGATCAACAATCCCGCGCACGGGCTGGAGGGTGGCGATGTCGCCGCTCCGCTGTTCCACGAGATCGCCTCCTACGAATTGGCCGCGGCCAAGATCGCCGCGTCCGGATCGGTCGGAAAGCTGGTCCCGCTGACCCTTGGTCAGTAG
- a CDS encoding UDP-N-acetylmuramoyl-tripeptide--D-alanyl-D-alanine ligase: MIPMTVGEIARIVGGRPDHLDPHVEVTGRAEFDSRRVRPGDLFLAFPGERADGNDYAQAAVDAGAVAVLSTRSVPTGSVVVSDPLAAISALATAASRRLAATVIGVTGSSGKTSTKDLLAQVLSGLGTTVAPPGSFNNELGYPYTVLLADAGTRFLVLETSARGIGHITHLTAIARPQLGIVLNVGHAHVGEFGSVQAIAQAKGELVEALPSQADGGAAILNADDPLVAAMAERTTAQVIRFGESEQADVRAVDLRVPESGRPEFLLSIAGQSAPVVLSVHGRHQVGNALAAAAAAWRLGMPVGEIGRALSAATASSRWRMEVTTTEDGITVVNDAYNANPESMLAGLAALMSMSHGRRSVAVLGQMAELGDASEAEHVRVGRAVADLGVARALIVGRAASGIRHGAEQAGMTDVEAVADVEAATERLRAILEPGDVVFVKASRSVGMERVAEAIVRAHVRPAAVALAEGVQ; the protein is encoded by the coding sequence GTGATCCCGATGACCGTCGGGGAAATCGCCCGCATCGTCGGAGGGCGTCCCGATCACCTCGATCCTCACGTCGAAGTCACCGGCCGCGCAGAATTCGACAGCCGCCGGGTCCGTCCCGGCGACCTCTTTCTCGCCTTCCCGGGCGAGCGCGCCGACGGCAACGACTACGCCCAGGCCGCGGTCGACGCCGGGGCCGTGGCTGTGCTGTCCACCCGCTCGGTGCCGACCGGATCGGTGGTCGTGAGCGATCCGCTCGCGGCGATCAGCGCATTGGCCACCGCGGCGAGCCGCCGACTGGCAGCGACTGTCATCGGTGTCACGGGCTCGTCCGGCAAGACCTCGACCAAGGACCTGCTGGCTCAAGTGCTGTCGGGGCTCGGGACGACCGTGGCGCCCCCGGGCAGCTTCAACAACGAACTCGGCTATCCGTACACGGTGCTGCTGGCCGACGCCGGCACGCGATTCCTGGTCCTGGAGACCTCCGCGCGCGGCATCGGGCACATCACCCACCTGACCGCAATCGCCCGTCCCCAGCTGGGGATCGTGCTGAACGTGGGGCACGCTCACGTCGGCGAGTTCGGATCGGTGCAGGCGATCGCGCAGGCCAAGGGCGAGCTCGTCGAGGCCTTGCCGTCGCAGGCTGACGGGGGAGCGGCGATCCTCAACGCCGACGACCCTCTGGTGGCGGCCATGGCCGAGCGCACCACCGCACAGGTCATCCGCTTCGGCGAGTCCGAACAAGCCGACGTCCGGGCCGTGGACCTTCGGGTACCGGAGTCCGGGCGGCCGGAGTTCCTGCTGTCGATCGCGGGGCAAAGCGCACCGGTCGTGCTGTCGGTTCACGGCCGGCACCAGGTCGGCAACGCCCTCGCGGCCGCGGCCGCGGCCTGGCGGCTGGGCATGCCGGTCGGTGAGATCGGCCGTGCGTTGTCGGCGGCGACTGCGTCGTCGCGTTGGCGCATGGAGGTCACCACGACCGAGGACGGGATCACGGTCGTCAATGACGCCTACAACGCCAATCCGGAGTCGATGCTGGCGGGACTCGCCGCGCTGATGTCGATGAGCCACGGACGCCGGTCCGTAGCGGTACTCGGGCAGATGGCCGAGCTCGGTGACGCCTCCGAGGCCGAACACGTCCGGGTCGGCCGCGCGGTCGCGGATCTGGGCGTCGCCCGGGCCCTCATCGTCGGGCGGGCCGCTTCCGGTATCCGCCACGGCGCCGAGCAGGCCGGCATGACGGATGTGGAAGCGGTGGCCGACGTCGAGGCCGCCACCGAGCGCTTGAGGGCCATTCTCGAGCCCGGTGACGTGGTTTTCGTCAAGGCGTCCCGCTCGGTGGGCATGGAACGAGTGGCCGAGGCGATTGTGCGGGCGCACGTGCGTCCGGCCGCGGTCGCCCTGGCGGAGGGTGTGCAGTGA
- the mraZ gene encoding division/cell wall cluster transcriptional repressor MraZ — MFLGTHTPRLDDKGRLALPARFRTEMEGGLVITKGQERCLFVFPMTEFNRITGLLREAPVTQRSVRDYSRVFFASASHEVPDNQGRITVPAPLRDYAGLSKDCVVIGANTRVEVWDAHAWQSYLESTEQSFADAEEVLPGLL, encoded by the coding sequence GTGTTCCTCGGCACCCATACCCCTCGACTCGACGACAAGGGCCGCCTGGCGCTCCCCGCGCGGTTCCGGACGGAAATGGAGGGCGGGCTGGTGATCACCAAAGGTCAGGAACGATGCCTGTTCGTCTTCCCGATGACGGAGTTCAACCGGATCACCGGCCTGCTCCGGGAAGCGCCCGTGACCCAGCGCAGCGTGCGGGACTACAGCCGCGTCTTCTTCGCCAGCGCGTCCCACGAGGTTCCGGACAACCAGGGCCGCATCACTGTCCCCGCGCCGCTTCGCGACTACGCGGGCCTCAGCAAGGACTGCGTGGTGATCGGCGCCAACACCCGCGTGGAGGTCTGGGACGCCCACGCGTGGCAGAGCTACCTCGAATCCACCGAGCAATCGTTCGCCGACGCCGAGGAGGTGCTGCCCGGCCTGCTCTAG
- a CDS encoding AAA family ATPase, protein MDVSDVAAAAARIVDNIEKAIAGKYDVIRLGVTVLLAEGHLLIEDVPGVGKTTFAKALARSIDSTVRRIQFTPDLLPSDVTGVSVFNSDSTEFEFKPGPVFANILLGDEINRASPKTQAALLECMAERQVTVDGTRYELQSPFLVLATQNPVEMEGTYALPEAQRDRFTAKISLGYPDRAAEVAMLSDQTTSDPIDELKPVADAAGIRALIEAVRHVHVAEAIKDYVVSLAEATRNHPEIRLGASPRASLHLLRTAKSSAAISGRDYVLPDDVQQLAVPVLAHRIIPAPAATVAGHSPEELVAAIVARTAIPTATR, encoded by the coding sequence GTGGACGTCAGCGACGTCGCGGCCGCCGCCGCCCGCATCGTGGACAACATCGAGAAGGCCATCGCCGGCAAGTACGACGTGATCCGGCTCGGGGTCACAGTGCTGCTGGCTGAAGGACACCTGCTGATCGAGGACGTTCCGGGCGTGGGAAAGACGACCTTCGCCAAGGCGCTGGCCCGTTCCATCGACAGCACCGTCCGCCGGATTCAGTTCACACCCGACCTGCTGCCCTCGGATGTGACGGGCGTGAGCGTGTTCAACTCCGATTCGACCGAGTTCGAGTTCAAACCGGGTCCGGTGTTCGCCAACATCCTGCTCGGTGACGAGATCAACCGCGCCTCCCCCAAGACGCAGGCGGCGCTGTTGGAATGCATGGCCGAGCGGCAGGTCACCGTCGACGGCACGCGCTACGAGCTGCAGTCACCCTTCCTCGTCCTGGCCACCCAGAACCCGGTGGAGATGGAGGGCACCTACGCCCTGCCGGAGGCCCAGCGCGACCGGTTCACGGCCAAGATCTCCCTCGGCTATCCCGATCGTGCGGCCGAAGTGGCCATGTTGTCCGACCAGACGACCTCTGATCCGATCGACGAGCTCAAGCCGGTCGCCGATGCCGCCGGAATCCGAGCGCTCATCGAAGCCGTCCGCCACGTGCACGTCGCCGAGGCGATCAAGGACTACGTGGTTTCGCTGGCCGAGGCGACCCGTAACCATCCCGAGATCCGGCTCGGCGCCTCACCGCGCGCCTCGCTCCACCTGCTGCGAACGGCCAAGTCGAGCGCCGCGATCTCCGGCCGGGATTACGTCCTGCCCGACGACGTGCAGCAGCTGGCGGTTCCCGTGCTGGCCCACCGGATCATTCCGGCCCCGGCCGCGACCGTCGCGGGGCACTCCCCTGAGGAACTGGTCGCTGCCATCGTTGCCCGCACCGCCATCCCGACCGCGACCCGCTGA
- a CDS encoding DUF58 domain-containing protein, with translation MAPKPYDAPVAGGAQRIGLSSRGRTFVTVGIISTLAGLVLGVTDLQRVGVLLLALPVPAWLAVRQSRAGLRVSHAVHPERVEVGQRVEVRLTLGNPNAFATGPLRVTETVPGGRPLRFSVAGIRGRQRRTVAYPLPPLHRGRYLVGPTEVTASDPFSLVMANSRSADTAEVIVQPRRDVLAPLTLPMAWQDGGAHSSHSVGSGGSDDASVRDYRYGDDLRKIHWRSSARSGNLMVRQEERPWHGQCLVLLDSRITAYPVRPGERESPTFEWAVSAAASIGTHLAERGRRVLLVTGSGQAVHEDQLAMLDLLADTRPASRADVEPLSDSLHGVGRDASVFAILSCHDRGQLASLAARPRLPGSAVALLIKPWTFEPGWTADGDADLESEALWQEISGLLHANGWRVIGVSSADALPTLWPYLLATAGVRR, from the coding sequence GTGGCCCCGAAACCGTACGACGCGCCCGTCGCCGGAGGCGCGCAACGCATCGGTCTGTCCAGCCGGGGCCGCACGTTCGTCACGGTCGGGATCATCTCCACGCTCGCCGGGCTCGTCCTCGGCGTGACCGACCTCCAGCGCGTCGGCGTCCTGCTGCTGGCGCTGCCCGTCCCCGCCTGGCTGGCGGTGCGGCAGTCCCGCGCCGGGCTCCGGGTCAGCCACGCGGTTCATCCCGAGCGGGTCGAGGTCGGCCAGCGAGTCGAGGTCCGGCTCACGCTGGGCAACCCCAACGCGTTCGCCACCGGACCGCTTCGAGTCACCGAGACCGTCCCCGGCGGTCGGCCGCTCCGCTTCAGCGTGGCGGGGATTCGCGGCCGCCAGCGCCGTACCGTGGCCTACCCACTGCCGCCGCTGCACCGTGGTCGATACCTGGTCGGCCCGACCGAAGTCACCGCCAGCGACCCGTTCTCGCTGGTGATGGCCAACAGCCGCTCCGCCGACACCGCCGAAGTGATCGTCCAACCACGACGCGACGTACTCGCTCCGCTGACCTTGCCGATGGCGTGGCAGGACGGCGGGGCGCACTCGAGTCACTCGGTGGGATCGGGAGGCTCGGACGACGCGTCGGTTCGCGATTATCGCTACGGCGACGACCTGCGCAAGATCCATTGGCGCAGCAGTGCCCGGTCGGGAAACCTCATGGTGCGGCAGGAGGAACGGCCCTGGCACGGACAGTGTCTGGTGCTGCTCGACTCCCGGATCACCGCCTACCCGGTCAGGCCCGGCGAGCGCGAGTCCCCGACCTTCGAATGGGCGGTGTCGGCGGCGGCCAGTATCGGCACGCATCTGGCTGAACGAGGACGAAGGGTGTTGCTGGTGACCGGGTCGGGCCAGGCGGTCCACGAAGACCAGCTGGCCATGCTCGATCTCCTGGCCGACACTCGACCTGCCTCCCGCGCCGACGTCGAGCCCCTGTCGGATTCGTTGCACGGCGTCGGGCGGGACGCATCGGTGTTCGCGATCCTGTCCTGCCACGATCGGGGTCAGCTGGCCAGCCTCGCGGCGCGGCCACGGCTTCCGGGTTCGGCGGTCGCGCTCCTGATCAAGCCGTGGACCTTCGAGCCCGGCTGGACCGCCGACGGCGATGCCGATCTGGAATCGGAAGCGCTGTGGCAGGAGATTTCCGGCCTGCTGCACGCCAACGGCTGGCGGGTGATCGGGGTGAGCTCCGCCGACGCACTGCCTACCTTGTGGCCCTACCTGCTGGCCACCGCCGGAGTGCGGCGATGA